The nucleotide sequence GCGCTCCGTCGTGGGCTCCCTCGAGGACGACGCGCGGGTCAGCGCCCGCCTCATGGGCTTCGTCTACCTGGCCCAGCCGCAGGGCCTCATCGGCAATACGCTCCTGCTGGCCGTGCCGAACGAGACCACCCGCGAGACGCTCCAGGGCACCCAGGTGGCCGACGCCCTCACGGACGCCCTGACCCAGGAGTTCCGCGAGGAGATCCTGCTGGCCATCTCGATCGACGCGAACCTGCAGCCGCCGCGGACCCCCTCCTCCGAGGCCCGCCGCTCCTCCCTCGCCGGCGGGCCGTCCGGCGCCGCGGCGCCGGACGTCGAGCTGCCCCCGGCCGCGACCGCCGCCACCTCCCGCCGCGCCGTCGCCGAGGAGCTGCCGGGTTTCCGCATCGAGCCGCCGGCCGACGTCGTGCCCGCCGCGAACGCGGCCCCGAACGGGAACGGCAAGCCGACCCCCGCGCCGCCGTCGACGTCCGCGGAGACCAGCCGCCTCAACGACCGCTACCACTTCGAGACGTTCGTGATCGGCTCGTCCAACCGGTTCGCGCATGCGGCCGCGAACGCGGTGGCCGAGGCGCCGGCGAAGGCGTACAACCCGCTGTTCATCTACGGCGAGTCCGGCCTGGGCAAGACGCACCTGCTGCACGCGATCGGGCACTACGCCCGCCGCCTCTACCCGGGCTTGCGGGTGCGGTACGTGAACTCGGAGGAGTTCACCAACGACTTCATCAACTCCATCCGCCACGACGAGGGCGCCTCGTTCAAGCAGGTCTACCGCAACGTGGACATCCTGCTGATCGACGACATCCAGTTCCTGGCGGACAAGGAGGCGACGGTCGAGGAGTTCTTCCACACCTTCAACACGCTCTACAACAACAACAAGCAGGTGGTCATCACCTCGGACCTGCCGCCCAAGCAGCTCTCCGGGTTCGAGGACCGGCTGCGCTCCCGCTTCGAGTGGGGGCTGATCACGGACATCCAGCCGCCGGACCTCGAGACGCGCATCGCGATCCTCCGGAAGAAGGCGGAGGCCGAGGGGCTCGTGGCCCCGCCGGAGGCGCTGGAGTACATCGCCTCGCGCATCTCCACGAACATCCGCGAGCTCGAGGGTGCGCTGATCCGCGTGACCGCGTTCGCCTCGCTCAACCGGCAGACCGTGGACATCGAGCTGGCCGAGCATGTGCTCAAGGACCTGATCACGGACGAGACGGCGCACGAGATCACGCCGGAGCTGATCCTGCACGCCACGGGGGAGTACTTCAATCTCACCCTCGAGGAGCTGACCAGCAAGTCCCGCACCCGCACGCTGGTGACGGCGCGGCAGATCGCCATGTACCTGCTGCGCGAGCTGACCGAGATGTCGCTGCCCAAGATCGGACAGGTCCTGGGCGGCCGCGACCACACCACCGTCATCCACGCGGACCGCAAGATCCGCGAGCTGATGGCCGAGCGGCGGACGATCTACAACCAGGTCACCGAGCTCACCAACGAGATCAAGCGGAAACAGCGCGGCGCCTGAGCCACCCGCCGTCCCACCCTCGAGTCCCGGTTCGAACCTTCGACCGGGACTCGAGCCTTCGTCCACATTGTCCACCGGTGTGGACAACTCTGTGGAGAACCCCCGTCGCTGTGGACAACCTCCGCCCCTGTGGATGGCGGAATCAGGCCGCTCACGCCGCGTCCACACCCCTGGGGGCGACGACGGTGCACAGGCTGGTGAATCACACGGATGCCATTCGGCGGTCCACACGTATCCACAGATCTCCACAGCCGAAAACCGCATGATCTCGCGGGTTCCGACGGGTGGGGACGCACCCTGTGGACAGGAATGTGGGCAACTGGGGGGTGGATCCGGGGACGAGTCTGGACAACTCCGGTCGAACCTGTGCAGAGCAGGGGGAGGACCTCCGGGGCTCGTCCACACCGGATGCACACCCCGAACGAGCGGGCGTCCACACGGTTCCCCCAACCGGATCCGCATGCTGACGCGGCAGAACGGCGTTCTCCACAGGATCCACACCCGCTACCACTCCTTCTGATCCCCCTTCAGAGATTCCGCCAAGCAACATCATCTCCGCCGCCTCGCACCGAGCTGAGGGCCCCGAGAGCCCGGGCTGCGCCCGAGCACTCAGAATCCTTGGAATCACACGCTTGTCATTCGCTTCCGACCTGACACCCGCCGCGCGGACCGCCTATGCTGAGGCCCGCGTGTCGCCGTTCCCCCGGGCCCGCAACCCCCGTCATCACCCCCAGAGAGGCAGTGCAGCTCGTGAAGTTCACCGTCGAACGCGACATCCTCACCGACGCCGTCTCCTGGGCCGCCCGCTCCCTGTCCCCGCGCCCGCCGGTGCCGGTGCTCTCGGGTCTGCTGATCACGGCCGAGGCCGGCGTCGTGTCCATCGCGAGCTTCGACTACGAGACCTCCGCGCGCCTGGAGATCGAGGCGGACGTCGAGACCGCGGGCCAGGTGCTCGTCTCCGGCCGTCTGCTGAACGACATCGTCCGCTCCCTGCCGCAGGCCCAGGTCACGGTGGAGCTCGACGGCGGCAAGGTGCTCGTCACCTGCCGATCCTCCCGCTTCTCCCTGGCCACGATGCCCGTGGGCGACTACCCGGCCCTGCCCGAGCTGCCGGCCCCCGCAGGCACCGTGGACGGGGCCGCGTTCGCCCACGCCGTCGCCCAGGTCACCGTCGCCGCCTCCAAGGACGACACCCTGCCGATCCTCACCGCCGTGAAGGTGGAGATCGAGGGCGACACCATAACCTTCCTGGCCACGGACCGCTACCGGCTGGCCATGAAGGAGATCCGCTGGACCCCGGCGGACCCGTCCATCTCGACGTCGCTGCTCATCAAGGCGCGCACGCTCACCGAGGTCGCCAAGTCCCTCGGCTCCGGCGGCGACCTGGAGATCCTCCTCGGTCAGACCGCCGACCTCGTGGGCTTCGCCTCCGGTGGCCGCCGCACCACCTCCGTGCTCGTGGACGGCGAGTACCCCAAGATCCGCTCGCTCTTCCCCGAGTCCAGCCCCATCCAGGCCGTGGTGGACACCGCCGCCCTGGTCGAGGCGTCCCGCCGCGTGGCCCTCGTGGCCGAGCGCAACACCGCCCTGCGCATGGTGTTCACGGAGGGCCAGGTCACCCTGGACGCCGGCACCGGCGATGACGCGAGCGCCAACGAGTCCGTGCCGTGCACGCTCGAGGGCGAGGACATCACCGTGGCGTTCAACCCGTCCTACCTCTCCGAGGGCCTGGCCGTGGTGGACCAGCCGCAGGTGCGCTTCGCCTTCACGTCCGCGCCCAAGCCCGCCCTGCTCACCGGCGTGAACCAGGAGGACGGCGTCGTCTCCGACTACCGCTACCTCGTGATGCCGGTGCGCATCGCCTGACGCAGGGGGCCGGACGCTTCCGTGTACCTGTCCCACCTCACCGTCGCGGACTTCCGGTCCTACCGCTGGGCCGACCTGGAGCTGACGCCGGGGTCCACGGTGCTGCTCGGGGCCAACGGGGTGGGCAAGACCAACCTCGTGGAGGCGATCGGCTACCTCGGCGCCCAGCAGTCCCACCGGGTCAGCTCGGATGCGCAGCTCGTGCGCTTCGGCCGGGACCGGGCCCGGATCGCCGGGCGCGTGCACCGCGGGTCCCGCACCGTCGCCCTCAAGGTGGAGATCCTGCCGGGCCGGTCCAACCGGGTGGCCATCAACCGCGGCGCCTCCGTGCGGGCGAAGGAGGGCCTCGGGATCCTGCGGACCGTGGTCTTCGCCCCGGAGGACCTGAGCCTCGTGACGGGGGAGCCCGGTGGCCGCCGTCGTCTCCTCGACCAGCTCATGGTGCAGCTGCGTCCGGCGCTCGGCGAGGCCGCCGCCGACTACGAACGCGTGCTGCGTCAGCGCAACGCCCTGCTCAAGTCGGGCCGCGGCTCTCGCCGCTGGGGCCCCGAGGAGGACGCGACGCTCGCCGTCTGGGACGAGCACCTCTGCGCCGCCGGCGCCCGCCTGCTCCACGGCCGCCTGCACGTGCTGCGCCTGCTGGCCCGCCCCCTCCAGGAGATGTATGCGGCGCTGACGAACGGCTCCAAGGCCGCGGCCTACGCCTACGAGTCCACCGTCCCGCTGGCCCGCGGCACCCACGCGGAGGTCCCGGCCGTGGCGGACCTGGCCACGGACATGCGCCGGACGCTCGAGGCCCAGCGGGAGGAGGAGCGGGCGAGGGCGCTCACCCTGGTGGGCCCGCACCGGGACGAGCTCGCCCTCTTCCTGGGCCCGGCGCCCGCGCGCGGCTACGCGTCCCACGGGGAGACGTGGTCGCTGGCGCTGGCCCTGCGCATGGCGGCCTACGACGTGCTCGTGGCCGACGACCCGGACCCCGATGCCCGCCCCGTCCTGATCCTGGACGACGTGTTCGCGGAGCTCGACGCCGCCCGTCGTCGCCGCCTCGCCGCGCTCGTCCACCGGGCCGAGCAGGTGATCGTCACGGCCGCCGCGCTCGAGGACGTCCCCGAGGAGCTCACGGCCCATCGCGTGCTCATCCGCCAGGACGCGGAGGGCTCCGAGGCCGTGGCCGCCGCGGCCCCCGTGGAGGGGGACATCCGCGAGCCCCGGCGCGAGGGCGGGGCCGATGGCTGAGACTCCCGCCCCGTTCGAGCCGGACCGGCCGGACCTTGCGCTCGTGCAGCTGCGCCGGGTCCGCGAGGCCGCCCGGGAGCGGGGCGAGGCGCCCCTGCGGGCGCGGGGGACGGGCGCGGGCCTGGCCGGGGCCATGGCGGGCACGACGTCGGCCGGCCGGGAGCGGCAGGACCGTCGGCGCCCGTTCGGGGGCGCGGACCGGGACCCGGCCACGGTGTCCACCGTGTTCGGCCGGCTGATCCGCGATCGCGGCTGGTCCACTCCCGTGGCGGTCGGCTCCGTGCTCACCCGCTGGGCCGAGCTGGTGGGGCCGGAGATCGCGCTGCACTGCCGCCCGGAGAGCTTCGAGGACTCCGTGGTGCGGGTCCGGACGAGCTCCACCGCGTGGGCCACGCAGCTGCGCCTGATGAGCCCCGTGCTCCTGCAGCGCTTCGACGAGGCGCTCGGGCCCGGCGTCGTGACCCGCATCGAGGTGGCGGGGCCCCAGGCCCCGAGCTGGCGCAAGGGCCCGCGCACCGTGCGCGGCGGCCGCGGGCCGCGCGACACCTACGGCTGAGTCCGCGGCCGCCCTCGCGCACCCCGACGGCGTCCCGGACGCGGCGAGGCCATGGGCGCCGCTCTGGCGCGCTCACAGGGTCGGTGATGGCCCGGGAGGCATGGGCGGTCTCCTGCGCACGTCCTGAGCCGTGTCCCTGGCCGCTGAGCGGGTGTTCTCTTGCGGCGGACCCCCATCGATGCGGGCCCGCGGGGTGCCAAGCGGTACACTGGGACCAGTGAAAGGGGGCTGGCTGTCGTCCGTCCCCCGCCCCCGTGGATCTGCGGGAGCGTGTCGCGTGCCGGTCCTGTCCGGGCGGCGTCGCGCGCCTGCGCGCGGGCCGACCCTGCCGCCGACGTCCGAGGAAGTGAGCCACCCGTGGTTGACGCCATGCCCGAGAACCCCGCGGAGGAGCCGACCGCCGCGTCGGCCGCGCCGAACCCGGAGGCCGTGCCGGACGCCGTCGGGCAGCCCGAGGCCCCGGTGAAGGACCGGAAGGTGCCCGGTGAGTACGGCGCCAGCGCCATCACCGTGCTCGAGGGCCTCGAGGCCGTCCGCAAGCGCCCCGGCATGTACATCGGCTCCACCGGCCCGCGGGGCCTGCACCACCTCGTGTACGAGGTCGTGGACAACTCCGTGGACGAGGCGCTGGCCGGCTACGCCACCGGCATCGACGTCACGCTGCAGGCCGACGGCGGCGTGCGCGTGGCGGACGACGGCCGCGGCATCCCTGTGGACCTGCACCCCACCGAGGGGAGGCCGACCGTCGAGGTCGTCATGACGATCCTGCACGCCGGCGGCAAGTTCGGCGGCGGCGGCTACGCCGTCTCGGGCGGCCTGCACGGCGTGGGCATCTCCGTGGTCAACGCGCTCTCCCGCCGCGTGGACACCGAGGTCCGCCGTCAGGGGCACGTGTGGCGCATGTCCTTCGCGGACGGCGGCGTGCCCCAGGGCGAGCTGGTCAAGGGTGAGGCCACGGACGCCACGGGCACCGTGCAGACGTTCTACCCGGACGCGGAGATCTTCGACTCGATCGAGTTCGACTACGAGACCCTGCGAGCCCGCTTCCAGCAGATGGCCTTCCTTAACAAGGGCCTGCGCATCACCCTCACGGACGAGCGCGTCCAGGAGTCCAACGAGGTCGTCGACGACGAGATCGCGGGCGAGGGCGCCGCCGGCGAGGACGTCGCGGAGAACGGCCTGGCGGAGGACGCGGAGCAGGAGCCCCAGCGCCGCTCCGTCACCTACCTGTACGAGAACGGCCTGCTCGACTACGTCCAGCACCTCAACTCCGCCAAGAAGGTCGAGTACGTCCACGACGACGTCATCGCCTTCGAGGCCGAGGACTTCTCGGACGGCCGCTCCATGGCCGTCGAGGTGGCCATGCAGTGGACCTCCGCCTACTCGGAGTCCGTGCACACCTACGCGAACACGATCAACACCCACGAGGGCGGCACCCACGAGGAGGGCTTCCGCGCCGCGCTGACCTCCCTGGTCAACCGCTACGCGCGGGAGAAGGAGATCCTCAAGCCCAAGGAGGACAACCTCTCGGGCGAGGACATCCGCGAGGGCCTGACCGCCGTGATCTCCGTGAAGCTCTCCGAGCCGCAGTTCGAGGGCCAGACCAAGACCAAGCTCGGCAACTCCGAGGCCCGCGGGTTCGTGTCCAAGGCGGTCACGGACCACCTCGGCGACTGGTTCGAGCGCAATCCGGGCCCGGCGAAGGAGATCATCCGCAAGGCCATCATGGCCTCGCACGCCCGCCTGGCCGCCCGCAAGGCCCGGGACAACGCGCGCCGCAAGTCCCCGCTGGAATCCTTCGGCATGCCCGGCAAGCTGGCCGACTGCTCCTCGAAGGACCCCGAGCGCTGCGAGGTGTACATCGTGGAGGGTGACTCCGCCGGCGGCTCGGCCAAGCAGGGCCGCAACCCGGAGACGCAGGCCATCCTGCCGCTGCGCGGCAAGATCCTGAACGTGGAGCGCGCCCGTCTGGACAAGGCCCTCGGCAACGCCGAGATCCAGTCGATGATCACCGCGTTCGGCACCAACATCGGCGAGGAGTTCGACATCTCCAAGCTGCGGTACCACAAGATCGTGCTCATGGCGGATGCGGACGTGGACGGCCAGCACATCACCACGCTGCTGCTGACCGTGCTGTTCCGGTACATGCGCCCGCTCATCGAGGCCGGCCACGTGTTCCTCGCGCAGCCGCCGCTGTACCGCATCAAGTGGTCCAACGCCCCGCACGACTACGTGTTCTCGGACGAGGAGCGCGACGCCGCCGTCGAGGCCGGCCTGGCCAAGGGCTGGCGCTACCCCAAGGACAACGGCGTGCAGCGCTACAAGGGCCTGGGTGAGATGAACTACCAGGAGCTCTGGGACACCACCATGGATCCGGAGCACCGCACCCTGCTGCAGGTGACCATGGAGGACGCCGCCGCCGCGGACGCCGTCTTCTCCATGCTCATGGGCGAGGACGTGGAGTCCCGCCGCACCTTCATCCAGCAGAACGCCAAGGACATCCGCTTCCTGGACGTCTGAGCCGGACCCGCAGACCTGCCTGAGCCGACCACCCTCCCCGCCGTCGCGGGGAGCACGAGAGGACCCGCGTGAGCGACGAGACCACCCCCCAGACCCCGGACGAGCCCGTCGAGGGCGCCCCGATCCCGGGGACCCCGCAGACCGGCCTGGACATCGAGGTCGAGCACTACGTGCTCCCCGAGGGCGCGGCCGACAAGGTCGAGCCCGTCGACCTCGAGTCGGAGATGAAGCGCTCGTACCTGGACTACGCGATGGCCGTGATCGTCGGCCGCGCGCTGCCGGACGTGCGCGACGGCCTCAAGCCCGTGCACCGTCGCGTGCTCTACGCGATGTACGACGGCGGCTACCGCCCGGACCGCGCGTTCAACAAGTCCGCCCGCGTGGTGGGCGACGTGATGGGCAACTACCACCCGCACGGCGACACCGCGATCTACGACGCCCTCGTGCGCCTCATCCAGGACTGGGTCCAGCGCTACCCGCTGGCGCTCGGCCAGGGCAACTTCGGCTCCCCGGGCAACGACGGCGCGGCCGCCCAGCGCTACACCGAGACCAAGATGGCCCCGCTGGCCATGGAGATGGTCCGGGACATCGACGAGGACACCGTCGACATGCAGGACAACTACGACGGCAAGCAGCAGGAGCCCGTCGTCCTGCCCGCCCGGTACCCGAACCTGCTGGTCAACGGCTCCTCGGGCATCGCCGTCGGCATGGCCACGAACATCCCGCCGCACAACATGCGCGAGGTGGCCGCGGGCGTGCAGTGGTACCTCGAGCACCCCGAGGCCACCCGCGAGGAGCTGCTCGAGGCGCTCCTGGCCCGCGTGCACGGCCCCGACTTCCCCACGGGCGCCCAGATCCTGGGCCGCAAGGGCATCGAGGAGGTCTACCGGACCGGCCGCGGGCCCATCACCATGCGCGCCGTGGTCAACGTGGAGGAGATCCAGGGCCGCACGTGCCTCGTGGTCACCGAGCTGCCCTACATGACCAACCCGGACAACCTGGCCGCGAAGATCGCGGAGATGGTGCGGGACGGCAAGATCAGCGGCATCGCGGACATGCGCGACGAGACCTCCGGCCGCACCGGCCAGCGCCTGGTGATCGTGCTCAAGCGCGACGCCGTCGCCAAGGTGGTGCTGAACAACCTCTACAAGCACACCGAGCTGCAGTCGAACTTCTCGGCCAACATGCTCGCGCTCGTGGACGGCGTGCCGCGCACCCTGTCCCTGGACGGCTTCGTGCACCACTGGGTGAAGCACCAGATCGACGTGATCGTGCGCCGCACCGCGTTCCGCAAGCGCAAGGCCGAGGAGCGCGCGCACATCCTGCGCGGCCTGCTCAAGGCCCTGGACATGCTGGACGAGGTCATCGCGACCATCCGCCGCTCGGCCTCGGCGGACGTGGCCCGCGAGGCCCTCAAGGAGCTCCTGGACATCGACGACGTCCAGGCCCAGGCCATCCTGCAGATGCAGCTGCGCCAGCTCGCCGCCCTGGAGTCCCAGAAGATCCAGGACGAGTACGACGACCTCATGGCGAAGATCGCCGAGTACAACCGGATCCTGGAGTCCCCGCAGCGTCAGCGCGAGGTCATCTCCGAGGAGCTCGCCGAGATCGTGGCCAAGCACGGCGACGACCGCCGCACCGAGATCATGGCCGGCTTCGACGGGGACATGTCCATCGAGGACCTGATCCCCGAGGAGGAGATGGTCGTCTCCATCACCCGCGGCGGCTACGTCAAGCGCACCCGGATCGACCAGTACCGGTCCCAGGCGCGCGGCGGCAAGGGCGTGCGCGGGGCGACGCTGCGCGGCGACGACGTCGTCGAGCACTTCCTGACCGTGTCCACGCATCACTGGCTGCTGTTCTTCACGAACTTCGGCCGCGTGTACCGCATCAAGACGTACGAGCTGCTCGAGGCCGGCCGCGACGCGAAGGGCCAGCACGTGGCCAACCTGCTCGCGTTCCAGCCGGACGAGCGGATCGCCCAGATCCAGCCGCTCGTGGACTACGGCCGGGCCCCGTACCTCGTGCTCGCCACGCGCGGCGGCCTCGTGAAGAAGACGCCGCTGCTGGACTACGACACGAACCGCACCGCCGGCCTGATCGCCATCAAGCTGCGCGAGGGAGACGAGCTGGTCTCGGCCCGCGTGGTCTCGCCCGACGACGACCTCATCCTGATCTCGCACAAGGGCCAGTCCCTGCGGTTCACCGCCACGGACGAGGCGCTGCGTCCCATGGGCCGCGCGACCTCGGGCGTGACGGGCATGAAGTTCCGCGACGACGACTCCCTGCTGACGATGGACGTGGTGGAGGAGGACGGCTACGTCTTCACCGTCACGGACGGCGGCTTCGCCAAGCGCACCCACGTGGACGAGTACCGCCTGCAGAACCGCGGCGGTCTCGGCATCAAGGTCGCCAAGCTCGTGGACGACCGCGGCGAGCTCGCCGGCGGTCTCGTCGTGCGCGAGGACCAGGAGGTCCTCGTGGTGATGGCCTCGGGCAAGGTGGTGCGCTCCGCCGTCGCCGGTGTGCCGGCCAAGGGCCGCGACACGATGGGCGTGATCTTCGCCAAGCCGGACAAGCGGGACCGGATCGTCGCCGTCACCCTGAACAACGAGCAGGAGATGGAGGCGAAGGCGGACGCCGAGGCCGAGGCGGGGCCGGATGTACCCTTGGACGCAGACATCGACCCGACCGACCCCGTAGCCGCACCGGAGGACGCCCTGACGCAGGACGCCGGTGAGGGTGCAGACGGAGGAGAGCAGTGAGCACGTCCGCGTCGTCGCGTCCCGGCCAGGGACGGAGCACCGGGAAGGCCGCCGAGCCGCGGTCCGGCCGTCCGGTGCGCAAGGCCAGCGGGTCCTCGCAGGAGGACCTGGTCCGCGCCGTCCCGAAGGCCAAGGTGCGCCGCGCCCGCCTGGTCCTGACCCGGGTGGACCCGTGGTCCGTGCTGAAGCTGGCGTTCCTGCTCTCGGTGGCGCTGGGCATCCTCACGGTGGTGGCGGCGGTGGCGCTGTACTCGCTGTCCGACGTCCTCGGGATCTTCGACAGGGTCAACGACGTGATCGGCACCGTGCTCGGCTCCGAGGCCGGGCGCTACACCGTGGCGTCCCTGGCCCCGCTGAGCACCGTGACCTCGCTGGCCACCGTGCTGGCCGTGGTCAACGTCATCCTGCTGACCGCCCTGGCCACCGTGGCCGCGCTGCTCTACAACCTCTGCGCGAGCCTCGTGGGCGGCCTGGGCGTCACGCTGACGGACGACTGAGCAGACCCTCGACGACGCCCCGCGCGGATTTGCGCGGGGCGTCGGCGTTCCTGTACAGTCATCTCCTGTTGTGAACGGCGTCAGCCGTGAGCGACGGTGAGGGCGTATAGCTCAGGCGGTTAGAGCGCTTCGCTGATAACGAAGAGGTCCCAAGTTCAAGTCTTGGTACGCCCACTCCCACCACACAGAGCCCCGGTCCGCTGGGGCTCCGTTCGTCTCCGGAGGTCTTCCCATGGGTCGACTGGCACGCGTGGCCCTCGTGGTCGGCGCCGCGGCAGCCGCCTACGGGGCGCGTCTCTGGCGGGAGAACAGTGCGGGGAAGGACGTCTGGGCCACGGCCACGGACGACCTGCCGGAGGACGCCGACGGCGTCGAGCCGGCACCGGAGGACTGACCGGTCTTCACGGGGGCATGGCGCAATTGGTAGCGCACCTGCTTTGCAAGCAGGGGGTTAGGGGTTCGAGTCCCCTTGCCTCCACCAAAAGGTCGTTGTTCAAACCAGCGACATCACCGGTTTGAGTTCTAGACTCCGCCGTCCGTCCTTGTTGACGGACGGCGAGGGTCTGGACGTCGGGGTTGAGGAACACGGTGAACGGGACGCCGGGTTCGCCGTGGATGGCGTCTTCGTCTTGGACGATGAGCTTGTCGAAGAAGGCTTGGTTGGCGATCCGTCGTAGTGAGTCGTCGATGCTCATGTAGATGGCGTGCATGTCGCCTGCGAGGGCGAGGCAGTCGTCCAGGTGGGCTTTCGCTTGGTCGTACTCGATGTCGCCGGCCTTGATCTGCGCATCGAGGAACACGAGCCGTCGGGCGATGCGACGCTGCTCGGAGCCGAGCAGGTCGAGGGGCACGGCTCCGGCGTAGTGGGCCTGCATGAGCTTGGTGCGCTCATCGCGGAGCGCGTCGCGTTCGATCTTGTACGCCTGGCGCTCCTGCTTGGCGACGGCGTGGAGCCGGTCGAACTCGCCGGTGACCAGCTCACGGAGCGCGGTCACGACGTGTTCGGGTATCTGCACCTGTCGGTAGTGGTCCTCGACGGCGGCTTCGATGTCGGGCACGAACATGGACTTGCGCTCGCAGTTGGTGCGCTTCGCGTGCCGGCCGGAGCACATGAAGTACGGGTAGACGACCCCGCGGCGGCTCCTGGCGTTGGTCAGCGTCAGCCGGGACCCGCACTCCCCGCAGTACAGGCTTCCCTTGAGGTAGTGGTCGTGGGATTGAGTCTTCTCTCCAGATGTCTGATGCGCGTTCAGAACGGCCTGAACTCGGTACCAGACCTCGCGCGCGACCAGGGGTTCGTGGATGCCGTCGTAGCTGGCGCCGCGGAACCGGACGCTGCCCTTGTAGTAGGGGTTGGTGAGCATTTTGTGGATCGTAGACAGCACCGGCGGCTTGGAGGGCCGCTTCGGGGTGGGCACGGTCGTCAGACCCCGGTCGATCAGCTCCTCACGCAGGCTGATCGTGGAGTGGTTACCGGTGGCGTAGGCCTCGAACGCCCATCGCACCAGCGGGGCACGGTCGGGGTCCACCTCGACGGTGCGGACCTCGCGGCCGAGTTCGTCGCGGCGGGTGACGTTGAGGTAGCCCATGGGTGCTTTGCCG is from Micrococcus luteus NCTC 2665 and encodes:
- the gyrA gene encoding DNA gyrase subunit A, with translation MSDETTPQTPDEPVEGAPIPGTPQTGLDIEVEHYVLPEGAADKVEPVDLESEMKRSYLDYAMAVIVGRALPDVRDGLKPVHRRVLYAMYDGGYRPDRAFNKSARVVGDVMGNYHPHGDTAIYDALVRLIQDWVQRYPLALGQGNFGSPGNDGAAAQRYTETKMAPLAMEMVRDIDEDTVDMQDNYDGKQQEPVVLPARYPNLLVNGSSGIAVGMATNIPPHNMREVAAGVQWYLEHPEATREELLEALLARVHGPDFPTGAQILGRKGIEEVYRTGRGPITMRAVVNVEEIQGRTCLVVTELPYMTNPDNLAAKIAEMVRDGKISGIADMRDETSGRTGQRLVIVLKRDAVAKVVLNNLYKHTELQSNFSANMLALVDGVPRTLSLDGFVHHWVKHQIDVIVRRTAFRKRKAEERAHILRGLLKALDMLDEVIATIRRSASADVAREALKELLDIDDVQAQAILQMQLRQLAALESQKIQDEYDDLMAKIAEYNRILESPQRQREVISEELAEIVAKHGDDRRTEIMAGFDGDMSIEDLIPEEEMVVSITRGGYVKRTRIDQYRSQARGGKGVRGATLRGDDVVEHFLTVSTHHWLLFFTNFGRVYRIKTYELLEAGRDAKGQHVANLLAFQPDERIAQIQPLVDYGRAPYLVLATRGGLVKKTPLLDYDTNRTAGLIAIKLREGDELVSARVVSPDDDLILISHKGQSLRFTATDEALRPMGRATSGVTGMKFRDDDSLLTMDVVEEDGYVFTVTDGGFAKRTHVDEYRLQNRGGLGIKVAKLVDDRGELAGGLVVREDQEVLVVMASGKVVRSAVAGVPAKGRDTMGVIFAKPDKRDRIVAVTLNNEQEMEAKADAEAEAGPDVPLDADIDPTDPVAAPEDALTQDAGEGADGGEQ
- a CDS encoding DUF3566 domain-containing protein, whose product is MSTSASSRPGQGRSTGKAAEPRSGRPVRKASGSSQEDLVRAVPKAKVRRARLVLTRVDPWSVLKLAFLLSVALGILTVVAAVALYSLSDVLGIFDRVNDVIGTVLGSEAGRYTVASLAPLSTVTSLATVLAVVNVILLTALATVAALLYNLCASLVGGLGVTLTDD